CGGGTTGCCGCAGCACCGATCCAGCGGGCGGCACCGTGCGGTCGGGGGTAAATGCGTCCAGCCACTCCGATTGGGCGGCGTGGCGCTCGATGCAGACTTCGAGGAACTCAATGGCGAACGGCGACAGCGGGTAGCCCTCTCGGGCAAGCTCGATGGCGGGCTGCAGCACCTCGGCCGGCGACTTGCTGCCGTACCGGCTCAGCAACTCCCACCAGCCGGCCAGGTTGCCGGGCGTGCCCGCCGTCTGAGCGGCGTTTACCAAGTCCTTCCCAACCCGCGCGCCCGTCTCGAGACGGCGCGGCACCGGCGGCACGAAGTCGAGCGCGCGGACGCGCCGTTCATCGGCCACGTAGCAGCAGGCCACGCCCATGCCGGCGAGGCCGGACATGTAGGGCTCCGCCACGCCCAGCGCCGCCGCCGTGGCCACGGCGGCGTCAAAGGCGTTGCCGCCGGCCATGAGCATCCGCACGCCGGCGACGGTTGCCAGCGGGTGCGCCGACGCCACCATGCCGCGCATCGACCGCACGGCCGGTCTGCCGCCGGAGGGGGTGGGCATGGCTCCGAGTTCCTCTCGGCGGGCGGCGGCTCCCAATGATCCGCCGTCAGGCGCGCGGTGTCACGCCTCCCCGCAATCGCCTACCATCGCCAGTGGCCGACGAACCGCTCGAATCGAGCCGCAATGGCGCCTGACGACTCTGTGACAGCCGATGTTTATGCCGATTTGGGGCTGGAGCGGGTAGTCAACGCCCGCGGCAATCAGACCGTGCTCGGCGGGTCACGCCTCTCTCCGCGCGTGCTGGCCGCCATGGAGTCCGCCAATGCGTCGTTCGTCGATTTGGACGCGCTGCTGACGCGCGTGGGCGAGTTGGTGGCGGAGATCCTGGGCTGCGAAGCGGCCTACCCGACCTCCGGCTGCGCGGCGGCCATGGTGCTGGGCACCGCCGCGTGCATGGCCGGCGACGACCAGGAGCTCATCGCCCAGCTTCCCGACACGACCGGCATGCGCAACAAGGTGGTGATCCAGGCACCCCAGCGCAATGAATACGACCGCATGCCAAGCGTGGCGGGGGCGCAGCTTGTGGTGGTCGAGCCGCGGGACTTCGAGGCTTCGCTCACGGACGACACGGCGGCCGCGTTCTTCGTGGCGTCGTACGACGGCCGGGGCGGCAGCGTTCTCATGTCCGAGGCGATCCCGATGGCGCACGCGCGCGGGATTCCGGTGATCGTGGACGCCGCCGGCAGCGTCAGCCCCCCGCAGCTCATGAACGAGACCGTGAGCACCGGCGCCGACCTGATCGGCTTTGGGGCGAAGTATTTCGGCGCGCCGAACTCCACCGGCCTACTGTGCGGCCGCCGCGACCTGGTCCAAGCCGCGGCGTTGCATGGCTTCATTGGCTTCGAGCTGCACGGCGGCAACGCGTTCGGCCGCGGCTTCAAGCTGGATCGAGCGGAAGCCGTCGCCGTGATCGAAGCGCTGCGCGAGTGGCGCAGCGGCGGTTACGAAGCCGTCCGCGACAGCAGCACCGCTCGCGCCCAGGCCCTGGTCGAGCAACTCGCCGGTGTGCCGGACATGACGGCGCGGGTGGACGCCGACTTTGGGCGGGCCGTCGTCACCTTCGACTCGGGAAGCGCGCACACGGCCGAAAGCGTAGCCGCAGCCCTAAGTGACAGTCACCCGCCGATCTGGGCGCGAGTAGAAGGCGTGGAACTCGCGTTC
The sequence above is a segment of the Chloroflexota bacterium genome. Coding sequences within it:
- a CDS encoding aminotransferase class V-fold PLP-dependent enzyme; translation: MTADVYADLGLERVVNARGNQTVLGGSRLSPRVLAAMESANASFVDLDALLTRVGELVAEILGCEAAYPTSGCAAAMVLGTAACMAGDDQELIAQLPDTTGMRNKVVIQAPQRNEYDRMPSVAGAQLVVVEPRDFEASLTDDTAAAFFVASYDGRGGSVLMSEAIPMAHARGIPVIVDAAGSVSPPQLMNETVSTGADLIGFGAKYFGAPNSTGLLCGRRDLVQAAALHGFIGFELHGGNAFGRGFKLDRAEAVAVIEALREWRSGGYEAVRDSSTARAQALVEQLAGVPDMTARVDADFGRAVVTFDSGSAHTAESVAAALSDSHPPIWARVEGVELAFQTNTLSEDDLTIVAASLREILKS